The following coding sequences lie in one Silvanigrella aquatica genomic window:
- the tnpA gene encoding IS200/IS605 family transposase, with protein sequence MQESHEFRTGKHAIYELYVHLVFTPKYRKKIFSNVMLNRLKEIMHDKCLEMGAKLIEFNGELDHIHFLVNFPSKLSIAEIARLLKGVSSRLIRKEFWPQIKDKLWGDHFWSPSYCAVTAGGAPLEIIKKYIENQNRPTTENQRKMSKVAQKRWSQGHTQR encoded by the coding sequence ATGCAAGAATCTCATGAATTTAGAACTGGAAAACATGCAATATATGAGTTATATGTACATTTAGTGTTTACACCAAAGTACAGAAAAAAAATATTTTCAAATGTGATGTTAAATCGATTAAAAGAAATCATGCATGATAAATGTTTAGAAATGGGAGCGAAGTTAATTGAGTTTAACGGTGAGCTAGATCATATTCACTTTTTAGTAAATTTCCCTTCAAAATTATCCATCGCAGAAATTGCACGACTTTTAAAAGGCGTATCGTCAAGACTTATTAGAAAAGAATTTTGGCCACAAATAAAAGATAAATTATGGGGCGATCATTTTTGGAGTCCCAGTTATTGTGCTGTTACTGCCGGAGGAGCTCCTCTCGAAATAATCAAAAAATATATCGAAAATCAAAATAGACCTACTACAGAAAATCAAAGAAAAATGAGTAAGGTTGCACAAAAAAGATGGAGTCAAGGTCATACGCAACGATAG
- a CDS encoding RNA-guided endonuclease InsQ/TnpB family protein has product MKSEKQMLTYSYRVKDGNVANKLNQLARATNFVWNYCNETSFNAIKQRGKFLSKYDFRPLTKGASKELPINSQTIQAISDEYVTRRKQFKKIKLKWRGRKSLGWIPFNGQTIKIVNDVVIYDGIKIRFWKHRELLGNIKTGSFCQDSRGRWYVNFQCEVIDKRPHGERKIGIDLGLKDKAICSDGIKYDRENLTKKYEVRLAKYQRAHKKKQVKNLHAKIKNKRKDFSHKVSNEICSTSEIVIVGDISASKLAKTRMAKSVLDAGWSQLTTMLHYKAIRHGMVVKKVSEKWSTQTCSYCGVIPESAPKGISALGVRNWKCSECEAIHDRDINAARNIFNFGAGRCAPTGSLSLQ; this is encoded by the coding sequence GTGAAGTCTGAAAAGCAAATGCTTACATATTCATATCGGGTAAAAGATGGAAACGTTGCAAACAAATTAAATCAACTTGCTAGAGCTACAAATTTTGTTTGGAATTATTGCAATGAAACTTCATTTAATGCAATTAAGCAACGTGGTAAATTCTTATCAAAATATGATTTCAGACCATTAACAAAAGGTGCCTCAAAAGAACTTCCAATAAACTCACAAACAATACAGGCAATAAGTGATGAGTATGTTACGAGACGGAAACAATTTAAAAAAATAAAGCTTAAATGGAGAGGCAGAAAATCTCTTGGATGGATACCATTTAATGGACAAACTATAAAAATAGTTAATGATGTTGTTATCTACGATGGTATTAAAATACGCTTTTGGAAGCATAGAGAACTTCTTGGAAATATTAAAACAGGATCTTTTTGTCAAGATTCTAGGGGTAGATGGTATGTAAATTTTCAATGTGAAGTTATAGATAAAAGACCTCATGGTGAAAGAAAGATTGGAATTGATCTTGGCTTAAAAGATAAAGCGATATGCTCCGATGGTATAAAATATGATAGGGAAAACCTCACAAAAAAATATGAAGTAAGACTTGCAAAATATCAACGAGCTCATAAGAAAAAACAAGTTAAAAATCTTCATGCAAAAATTAAGAATAAAAGAAAAGATTTTTCTCATAAAGTTTCAAATGAGATTTGTAGTACTTCTGAAATAGTAATTGTTGGTGATATTTCTGCGTCAAAACTAGCAAAAACAAGAATGGCAAAATCAGTTCTTGATGCGGGATGGAGTCAACTTACAACCATGTTACATTATAAAGCCATAAGGCATGGTATGGTTGTAAAAAAAGTATCTGAGAAATGGTCAACGCAGACTTGCTCTTACTGTGGAGTAATCCCTGAAAGTGCGCCGAAAGGTATATCTGCGCTTGGCGTAAGAAATTGGAAATGCTCAGAATGCGAAGCAATTCATGATAGAGATATCAACGCTGCTCGCAATATTTTCAACTTCGGCGCAGGACGTTGCGCTCCTACGGGAAGCCTCTCACTTCAGTGA
- a CDS encoding YceI family protein — protein sequence MNTSKNNSTHIIIYRLISLFFKACFYFALIMPLFANSTPIGKYSFDQSESKMEFHINNFGVLTVDGKFKKFSGTIIFNPKFEKSQVEASAEISSIDTDNSSRDKHLKSIDFFDQEKFSKMTFKSKRIEGNMEIFKLIGDLTIKKITKEVIFSVENKGNINRKEEFNFIAQTDIKRNDFDIKYGSTISDNVKIKLEIHAVNSKNSSQGN from the coding sequence ATGAATACTTCAAAAAACAATAGTACACATATCATTATATATAGATTGATATCGTTATTTTTTAAAGCGTGTTTTTATTTTGCTCTTATAATGCCATTATTTGCTAATTCTACTCCAATTGGTAAATACTCTTTTGATCAAAGCGAATCTAAAATGGAGTTTCATATTAATAATTTCGGCGTTTTGACGGTAGATGGTAAGTTTAAAAAATTTTCAGGAACAATCATTTTTAATCCAAAATTTGAAAAATCCCAAGTAGAAGCTAGCGCTGAAATTTCCTCCATAGATACTGATAACTCTTCTCGAGATAAACACCTAAAAAGCATTGATTTTTTTGATCAAGAAAAATTTTCAAAAATGACATTTAAAAGCAAAAGAATAGAAGGGAATATGGAAATTTTTAAACTCATAGGAGATTTAACAATAAAAAAAATTACAAAGGAAGTTATATTTTCTGTCGAAAATAAGGGAAATATAAATAGAAAAGAGGAATTTAATTTTATTGCCCAGACAGATATTAAGCGAAATGACTTTGATATAAAATATGGTTCAACAATCTCAGATAACGTGAAAATTAAATTAGAAATACATGCCGTGAATTCAAAAAATTCTTCACAGGGTAATTAA
- a CDS encoding RICIN domain-containing protein, with the protein MILRKILIIVVTATPFFANAMSLIQNYETGRLLDSNYDGHVYTLPQNGGNYQKWYLNCDQQNLCVIRNIQTGRVVDSNTNGNAYTLPENGGDFQKWYRIFSGIQDRYYFQNKATGRYLDSNYNGDVYTLSYNGGHFQKWSIYETN; encoded by the coding sequence ATGATACTCAGAAAAATATTGATAATTGTTGTCACCGCAACTCCATTTTTTGCAAATGCAATGTCACTTATTCAAAATTATGAAACGGGTAGGCTTTTAGATAGCAATTATGATGGACATGTTTATACATTACCTCAAAATGGAGGAAACTATCAAAAATGGTATTTAAATTGCGACCAACAAAATCTTTGTGTCATTAGAAATATACAAACAGGACGCGTCGTTGATAGTAATACCAATGGTAACGCTTATACTCTCCCAGAAAATGGTGGTGATTTTCAAAAATGGTACCGTATTTTTAGTGGCATTCAAGATAGGTATTATTTTCAAAATAAAGCAACTGGTCGTTACCTTGATAGCAATTATAATGGAGATGTTTATACTCTTTCATATAATGGGGGGCACTTTCAAAAATGGTCTATTTATGAGACAAATTAA
- the cheB gene encoding chemotaxis-specific protein-glutamate methyltransferase CheB yields the protein MKKNDKYYDKIIKDIKNIIQVELNNEKIELAIKKIDLRLNLLNFNKIEDYYEYYLKNIDTEIKNLISVLTNHTTEFFREPEHFDFLADEIFPEFIKKNKPIRIWSAAASIGKEVYSVAICYIESCLFLGIKYESIPPIEIIGTDIDVLSIEKCEKGIYLASDIEKEMGKVLIQKYFDYGTDELANYVRIKDSVHRLCKFKVHNLLINSEEVGKFNIILIRNVVIYYKRKEIKNIILKLVNNLENNGYLILGHSESLSGLDVPFTHLKNSIYSLKSEEVNDFTRVFVIDDSLTIRDFLRKILTRDENFLIIGEAENPIEAMEILSSMEQQPHVIILDINMPQMNGMEYLEHLKDKPHPPIVIMSSIGFDEADNGIKCLELGAFDYIEKPSGTHSLNEITNIKNIIIQARNSFNENYFINRKTIRHKYLNNLPKNISKPDLIAIGSSTGGVEALQTILSQLDKKFPPIVIVQHIPEYFSLALANRLTELCNFKVYEGRNNQILEPNCVYLAPGGKQMRISEESNKLILEINDSEKVNMHKPSIDYMFYSIAKLKLEINICALILTGMGNDGARGLKELYNKNAFTIAQDEESCVVFGMPKEAIALGGVHQVASLNEIPNILKRII from the coding sequence ATGAAAAAAAACGATAAATATTACGATAAAATTATAAAAGACATAAAAAATATTATACAAGTTGAATTGAACAATGAAAAAATTGAACTTGCTATTAAAAAAATCGACTTGAGACTTAATTTATTAAACTTTAATAAAATTGAAGATTATTATGAATATTATTTGAAAAATATAGATACAGAAATTAAGAATTTAATATCTGTATTGACAAATCATACCACCGAATTTTTTAGAGAACCTGAACATTTTGACTTTTTGGCAGATGAAATATTCCCTGAATTTATAAAAAAAAATAAACCTATTCGGATTTGGTCAGCCGCAGCATCTATTGGAAAAGAAGTATATTCAGTCGCTATTTGTTATATAGAATCTTGTTTATTTCTTGGAATAAAATATGAATCAATTCCTCCCATTGAAATTATAGGAACAGATATAGATGTATTATCAATTGAAAAATGTGAAAAAGGGATATACTTAGCTTCTGATATTGAAAAGGAAATGGGAAAGGTATTAATTCAAAAATACTTTGACTATGGCACTGATGAACTTGCAAATTATGTTCGAATAAAGGATTCTGTTCATAGGTTATGCAAATTTAAAGTTCATAATTTATTAATCAACTCCGAAGAAGTGGGAAAATTTAATATTATATTAATTAGAAATGTAGTTATTTATTACAAGCGAAAAGAAATTAAAAATATTATTTTAAAATTAGTAAATAATTTAGAAAATAATGGTTATTTAATTTTAGGGCATTCAGAATCACTAAGTGGCCTCGATGTGCCATTTACTCATTTAAAAAATTCTATTTATTCGTTAAAATCAGAAGAAGTAAATGATTTTACAAGGGTTTTTGTAATAGATGATTCTTTAACGATACGTGATTTTTTAAGAAAAATTTTAACTAGAGACGAAAATTTTTTAATTATTGGTGAGGCCGAAAATCCTATCGAAGCCATGGAAATATTAAGCTCAATGGAGCAACAACCTCACGTTATAATTCTTGATATAAATATGCCGCAAATGAATGGAATGGAATATTTAGAACATTTAAAAGATAAACCACATCCACCCATTGTAATTATGAGTTCAATTGGTTTTGATGAAGCGGATAACGGAATAAAATGCTTAGAATTAGGAGCTTTTGATTACATTGAAAAACCTAGCGGAACTCATTCTTTAAATGAAATAACAAATATTAAAAACATAATAATTCAAGCAAGAAATTCATTCAATGAAAATTATTTTATAAATAGGAAAACTATCCGTCATAAATATTTAAATAATTTACCAAAAAACATCTCAAAACCTGATTTAATAGCGATTGGTTCTTCAACTGGAGGAGTTGAAGCTCTTCAAACAATTCTCTCACAATTGGATAAAAAATTCCCTCCTATTGTAATTGTTCAGCATATTCCAGAATATTTTTCTCTAGCTTTAGCAAATAGATTAACAGAATTATGTAATTTTAAAGTTTATGAAGGGAGAAACAATCAAATTCTCGAGCCAAATTGCGTATATTTGGCTCCAGGAGGAAAGCAAATGAGAATTTCTGAAGAAAGTAACAAGCTCATTTTAGAAATTAATGATTCTGAAAAAGTAAATATGCACAAACCATCAATTGACTATATGTTTTATTCAATTGCGAAATTAAAACTTGAAATTAATATTTGCGCTTTAATATTGACAGGAATGGGTAATGATGGGGCACGAGGATTAAAAGAATTATATAATAAAAATGCGTTTACAATTGCTCAAGATGAAGAATCTTGTGTTGTTTTTGGAATGCCTAAAGAGGCAATCGCTTTAGGAGGTGTTCATCAAGTAGCATCATTAAACGAAATTCCCAATATTTTAAAAAGAATTATATAG
- a CDS encoding methyl-accepting chemotaxis protein, which translates to MKNKVWTIRKRLWTLSSLMILLIFLIGLIPFQLNKFYNEKINKFSTEIIPAIKNVTIADMFHDGVRSNIYGIIMASDSKNYDKLKELAEEGKKFKQSFLENLTAISSLTLNKKIHENLNSILIDAKKYNELSDKITKLTLEKRNIEARSTITQFNEIFKKLEESISSITNMINEYSDENIKNTNDYGKNALYFLIFTLSLFLLAGIVLSKFAIIKLNNSLNNLILGLNSQSHSILQRANSSQKNSKELSDMTMKQAAAIQQTAASMEEMSSMLTQTSKHSSHNLHISEEGQTSAQKGRESIAQMLSAMDSIQASNIKLEEISNLIVKIANKTRIINEIVSETRLLSFNASIEAARAGVHGKGFAVVAEEVGKLASMSGTAANEIRELLESSTIEVAHVVTDIRERIITGKNISKVCESSFDNMAEILFKINEGTKIIVSSTTEQETGMKQTTIAMREIDEVTQRNSAIGIAQATDCQYLASGIKNINEIISKLRYLIIGNIISNNQNENQTTGYKIDFKDTQKNNFDDFYSSNTDNDNKQINAAIISDNMPNRNDSRWKA; encoded by the coding sequence ATGAAAAATAAAGTTTGGACAATTAGAAAAAGACTTTGGACATTGTCATCACTCATGATTTTACTAATATTCCTTATTGGTTTAATCCCATTTCAATTAAATAAATTTTACAATGAGAAAATTAATAAATTCTCTACCGAAATAATTCCTGCAATCAAAAATGTAACAATTGCAGATATGTTTCACGATGGAGTTAGATCAAATATATATGGAATAATAATGGCTTCTGATTCAAAAAACTATGATAAATTAAAAGAATTAGCCGAAGAAGGAAAAAAATTCAAACAAAGTTTTTTAGAAAATTTAACCGCTATTAGTTCTTTAACTTTAAATAAAAAAATTCATGAAAATTTAAACTCAATATTAATAGATGCAAAAAAATATAATGAATTATCTGATAAAATCACCAAACTGACATTAGAAAAAAGAAATATAGAGGCTCGAAGCACAATCACGCAGTTTAATGAAATTTTTAAAAAGCTAGAAGAATCAATTTCTTCAATTACAAATATGATAAATGAATATTCAGATGAAAATATTAAAAATACAAATGATTACGGTAAAAACGCTTTATATTTTTTAATTTTCACATTATCATTGTTTCTTTTAGCAGGTATTGTTCTTTCAAAATTTGCAATTATAAAGCTTAATAATAGCTTAAATAATTTAATATTGGGACTTAATAGCCAATCACACTCAATTCTTCAAAGAGCAAATAGTTCACAGAAAAACTCAAAAGAACTTTCCGATATGACAATGAAGCAGGCTGCAGCAATTCAACAAACAGCGGCAAGCATGGAAGAAATGAGTTCTATGCTAACTCAAACTAGTAAACATTCTTCACATAATTTGCATATATCGGAAGAGGGGCAAACTAGTGCTCAAAAGGGGAGAGAATCCATAGCGCAAATGCTTTCAGCAATGGATAGTATTCAAGCTTCAAATATAAAATTGGAAGAAATTTCAAATCTCATCGTTAAAATAGCTAATAAAACAAGAATAATTAATGAAATTGTATCTGAAACAAGATTACTGTCATTTAATGCTTCAATTGAAGCGGCTCGTGCAGGAGTGCATGGAAAGGGTTTTGCCGTTGTCGCAGAAGAAGTTGGTAAGTTAGCATCAATGAGTGGGACTGCTGCAAATGAAATAAGAGAATTACTCGAATCTTCTACTATTGAAGTTGCGCATGTTGTTACTGATATTCGGGAACGTATTATAACAGGAAAGAATATTTCTAAGGTATGTGAATCTTCATTTGATAATATGGCTGAAATACTTTTTAAGATTAACGAAGGAACTAAAATTATTGTTTCATCTACTACTGAGCAAGAAACCGGAATGAAACAAACGACAATTGCGATGCGAGAAATCGATGAAGTTACTCAAAGAAATAGCGCTATAGGAATAGCTCAAGCTACTGATTGTCAATATTTAGCCAGTGGAATAAAAAATATCAATGAAATAATTTCAAAATTAAGATATTTAATTATTGGCAATATAATTTCAAATAATCAAAATGAAAATCAAACTACTGGCTATAAAATTGATTTTAAAGACACTCAAAAAAATAACTTTGATGATTTTTACTCCTCAAATACAGATAATGACAATAAGCAAATTAATGCAGCTATTATATCTGATAATATGCCAAACAGAAATGATTCTAGATGGAAGGCATAA
- a CDS encoding chemotaxis protein CheW translates to MEFNEDENKYLIFKILNEEYACNLLQIKEVIKPINIKPVPFMVPYFKGIINLRGKIISIIDFRIKISPKFIDKESNGTILIVENYNLSIGVIVDDLVSVQTINNEEIQKNNEMKYSIDIKFIIGNYILKEKPITIIDLLSSISDEELKLINENTNFAINS, encoded by the coding sequence ATGGAATTCAATGAAGACGAAAATAAATATCTCATATTCAAGATATTAAATGAAGAATATGCTTGTAATTTATTACAGATTAAAGAAGTCATTAAACCTATTAACATAAAACCCGTTCCTTTTATGGTTCCATATTTCAAAGGAATTATTAATTTACGAGGTAAAATTATAAGTATAATTGACTTTAGAATTAAAATTTCACCAAAATTTATTGATAAAGAAAGCAATGGAACCATATTAATTGTAGAAAACTATAATTTAAGTATTGGAGTTATTGTTGATGATTTAGTTTCTGTTCAAACAATAAATAACGAAGAAATTCAAAAAAATAATGAAATGAAGTATTCTATAGATATAAAATTTATTATTGGAAACTATATTTTAAAAGAAAAACCAATAACTATTATAGACTTACTTTCGTCAATTAGTGATGAAGAATTGAAGTTAATAAATGAAAATACGAATTTTGCTATAAATTCATAA
- a CDS encoding chemotaxis protein CheA, with translation MNINIENQFINIFLEEAIENLALWEITCLNIDKSNSHESLNKLFRIAHNLKGSSASVGLNQFTDYIHKVEELLTFIKNGEIEFDENVLNLFFEIHSIANEWILSIQNDPFFVHNNINNSIDKIMSLLKKSACENKVNTISQGFEIFNKLDNKIIENKEGILTSKSIEINNNELDKKKKTDEYLKVNVNKLDNLINYIGEVVIDQNILKEKSIKYSLPQDIRNIISQMDKNIQELQETTLSLRMMSLDQQFQKMNRIVRDLSVKQEKIIHFQSFGSDVELDKLIVDKLTDPLTHLIRNAIDHGIESKEDRINKNKPIECSIELRAMQEEGNVKISLKDDGKGLDENKILNKAIEKGIIESKNNLTKKEIQRLIFKPGFSTKDEISEISGRGVGLDVVNNVILELKGSIDIETEIDIGTTFIISLPSSLSIIKGLIFKSNNQLFVVPESQISEIVDHKKFKIESRINGSEVFTLRNEIIPIISLNKILKNSSLDLNIQSEKNGVLIHHLGKKFSFQVDEIINTQTIVLKRLSKELIGIPGIIATTVLGNGEPALVLNLSQLINIWSYNGIQ, from the coding sequence GTGAATATTAATATTGAAAATCAATTTATAAATATATTTTTGGAAGAAGCAATTGAGAATTTAGCTTTGTGGGAAATAACTTGCTTAAATATTGACAAATCTAATTCACATGAATCGCTCAATAAACTCTTTCGAATTGCACATAACCTAAAAGGTTCATCTGCTTCTGTTGGATTAAATCAATTTACTGATTATATTCATAAAGTTGAAGAACTTTTAACATTTATTAAAAATGGTGAAATAGAATTTGATGAAAATGTTTTAAATCTATTTTTCGAAATCCATTCCATAGCTAATGAATGGATATTATCAATTCAAAATGATCCCTTTTTTGTTCATAATAATATTAATAATAGTATTGATAAAATAATGAGTTTATTAAAGAAAAGCGCTTGTGAGAATAAAGTTAATACTATATCTCAAGGTTTTGAGATATTTAATAAATTAGATAATAAAATTATAGAAAACAAAGAGGGAATTTTAACTTCAAAATCAATAGAAATAAATAATAATGAATTAGATAAAAAGAAAAAAACTGATGAATATTTAAAGGTAAATGTAAATAAACTAGATAATTTAATTAATTATATTGGAGAAGTTGTCATTGATCAAAATATTTTAAAAGAAAAATCGATAAAATATTCACTACCACAGGATATTAGAAATATTATTTCGCAAATGGATAAAAATATTCAAGAGTTACAAGAAACTACGCTATCACTAAGAATGATGTCATTAGATCAACAATTTCAAAAGATGAATCGAATTGTAAGAGACCTTTCTGTAAAACAAGAAAAAATTATTCATTTTCAATCATTTGGATCTGATGTGGAGCTAGATAAACTAATTGTAGATAAGTTAACAGATCCATTGACACACTTAATAAGAAATGCAATTGATCATGGCATTGAAAGTAAAGAAGATCGGATAAATAAGAATAAGCCAATCGAGTGTTCAATAGAATTAAGAGCAATGCAAGAGGAAGGCAATGTAAAAATTTCTTTAAAGGATGATGGAAAAGGGCTTGATGAGAATAAAATATTAAATAAAGCAATCGAAAAAGGAATTATTGAATCAAAAAATAATTTAACAAAAAAAGAAATTCAGAGACTCATCTTTAAGCCCGGATTTTCTACCAAAGATGAAATTTCTGAAATTTCAGGAAGAGGAGTAGGTCTTGATGTTGTTAATAATGTTATTTTAGAACTAAAAGGAAGTATTGATATTGAGACCGAAATTGATATAGGAACAACTTTTATTATTTCATTACCTTCATCTTTATCTATTATAAAAGGATTAATTTTTAAATCAAATAATCAACTATTTGTAGTTCCTGAATCTCAAATATCAGAAATTGTAGATCATAAAAAATTTAAAATTGAAAGCCGAATAAATGGTAGCGAAGTTTTTACATTAAGAAATGAAATAATTCCCATAATTTCATTAAATAAAATCCTTAAAAATAGTTCTTTAGATTTAAATATTCAGAGTGAAAAAAATGGAGTATTAATTCATCATCTAGGTAAGAAATTTTCTTTTCAAGTTGATGAAATTATAAATACACAAACAATTGTACTTAAAAGATTATCTAAAGAACTCATTGGTATACCTGGAATTATTGCTACTACCGTCTTAGGAAATGGGGAGCCAGCACTAGTCCTAAATCTAAGCCAATTGATTAATATTTGGAGTTATAATGGAATTCAATGA
- a CDS encoding HAMP domain-containing methyl-accepting chemotaxis protein, translating into MSNKNFSLKKWFLLLMIVVLSNILILGTFSVFSSFISNGYINNLGNNFFPLMKNTLLVDMVHDGLRGNVTDALLLTLTNAPQSEKDEVLKENQEIIKKFKEYIENIEKLPLKDDIKDSIKEVIPIINKYLETSTLVIKYSFSNNKKEASLQQENFTKIFKKLESELEKISSKIEKETDIEILNSNSISGKLKTISIILMILFASISMIFSYYIISKIYKMINQIIDDLFLQSNSILKRAVEIKSISQDLSSSTIQQNESLQKTSAAVLEINSMIKKTSEGSEQSTKMSKNSEIAVKNGEKIVFQLINCIKKIKNSNSEIISQVDHGNKKIKEIIKLISEISAKTSVINDIVFQTKLLSFNASVESARAGEHGKGFSVVAEEIGNLAKISGEAAKDINLMLADSIDRVEKIIFETTSEVDKSFKIGNENIEESNQIANNCAVVMKETVENVILVNKSVIDISLATKEQEYGISEIVSAINDLEKTTNNNLNISTISAESGVDLNIKANEITKIIDTLSYMINGNSYKNSN; encoded by the coding sequence TTGAGTAATAAAAATTTTTCATTAAAAAAATGGTTTTTGCTATTAATGATAGTTGTTCTATCAAATATATTGATTTTAGGAACATTCAGCGTTTTTTCTTCATTTATATCAAATGGATATATTAATAATTTAGGGAACAACTTCTTTCCTTTGATGAAGAATACACTATTAGTAGATATGGTTCATGATGGACTTAGAGGAAATGTAACAGATGCTTTATTACTCACGTTGACAAATGCTCCACAATCCGAAAAGGATGAAGTATTAAAAGAAAATCAAGAAATAATTAAAAAATTTAAAGAATATATTGAGAATATCGAAAAATTGCCTTTAAAAGATGACATAAAGGATTCAATTAAAGAAGTCATTCCCATAATAAATAAATATCTTGAAACAAGCACTTTAGTGATTAAATATTCATTTTCAAACAATAAAAAAGAAGCTTCATTACAGCAAGAAAATTTCACGAAAATTTTTAAAAAACTTGAATCAGAATTAGAAAAAATTTCAAGCAAAATAGAAAAAGAAACAGACATTGAAATTCTTAACTCTAATAGTATTTCTGGTAAATTAAAAACAATCAGTATAATTTTAATGATTTTATTTGCATCTATAAGTATGATATTTTCCTATTATATAATATCAAAAATTTACAAAATGATAAATCAGATAATAGATGATTTATTTTTACAAAGCAATAGTATTTTAAAAAGAGCTGTTGAAATAAAAAGCATATCACAAGATTTGAGCTCTAGTACTATTCAACAAAATGAATCATTACAAAAAACTTCTGCTGCCGTTCTTGAAATTAATTCAATGATTAAAAAAACCTCCGAAGGATCAGAGCAGTCCACAAAAATGTCAAAAAACTCTGAAATTGCAGTAAAAAATGGAGAGAAAATTGTTTTTCAATTGATTAATTGCATTAAAAAAATTAAAAATAGCAACTCTGAAATAATTAGTCAGGTAGATCATGGAAATAAAAAAATTAAAGAAATAATAAAATTAATTTCAGAAATTTCTGCAAAAACAAGTGTAATTAATGATATTGTATTTCAAACTAAACTTCTTTCTTTTAATGCATCCGTAGAATCAGCTCGAGCAGGAGAGCATGGTAAAGGCTTTTCAGTTGTTGCAGAGGAAATTGGCAATCTTGCAAAAATAAGTGGCGAAGCTGCTAAGGATATTAATTTAATGCTTGCAGATAGTATTGATAGAGTTGAAAAAATTATTTTTGAAACAACCTCCGAAGTTGATAAGTCATTTAAAATTGGAAATGAAAATATTGAAGAAAGCAATCAAATTGCTAATAACTGTGCTGTAGTTATGAAGGAGACAGTGGAGAATGTTATTTTAGTTAATAAATCAGTCATTGATATAAGTCTCGCTACAAAAGAGCAAGAATATGGAATTAGTGAAATTGTGAGTGCGATTAATGATCTTGAAAAAACAACAAATAATAACTTAAATATTTCTACAATTTCTGCAGAATCAGGTGTTGACTTGAATATTAAGGCAAATGAAATCACTAAAATCATTGATACATTGAGTTATATGATAAATGGAAATAGCTATAAAAATTCTAATTAG